In the Streptobacillus moniliformis DSM 12112 genome, one interval contains:
- a CDS encoding RDAC family protein, which produces MAIIFDHIIEANKLLFEYGYKLSLKDACGASCLQLKNLDGTRITTTVDPLIYSIINQHFIKYGIEIEYSESKEYLFGKSI; this is translated from the coding sequence ATGGCAATAATATTTGATCATATAATTGAAGCTAATAAACTATTATTTGAATATGGATATAAATTATCATTAAAAGATGCTTGTGGTGCTAGTTGTCTTCAGTTAAAGAATTTAGATGGAACTAGAATTACAACTACAGTTGATCCATTAATATATTCAATAATAAATCAACATTTTATTAAATATGGAATAGAAATAGAATATAGTGAAAGTAAAGAATATTTATTCGGAAAAAGTATATAA